The nucleotide sequence ATTTTTAGATCCCGTTATTTTAGCCGAACCTAAAAAACTATCAAGGTTAGTTTCTATGGAAATGTTTCCTGGTTCTGCAAAAAACAAAATATTATTATCGAGTGAATTTGTAACACCTCTGTCCAAGAACAGATAAAGCATTTCTGGTGATTCTAAATTTAGACTACTAGTAAAATTAGAGTTTCCGTCTATCTCAATTGTGTCAATTACTATGAAAGCTGTATCTACAATTCTTTGGATATATAATGTTCCTTTTTTTAATCCTTTGATGTTCCCTGTAATCTGAACATTGCCTTTGGTTTCCTTCTGAGAACATGAAGCTAATAAAAATAGTGAACTAATTACAATTAATAAATTTTTCATTGTTAGTTTGATTCGTTTTAGTGCTAATGTGAAATAGCAATTTGTTATTTTAAAAGAGTGCAAATTAATAAAATTGTTGGAATACTAACCTTTTAACCAAGCGTTTTTAAGTTTTTCTTTTGTAGGATCAGTAGCTTTAAAGGTGTCGATATCTTCATAAGGAAGTTTTACTTTTCCATTGATAATTTGTTCTTTTCCTGCTCTTTTAATTTTAATTGTTATTGCCTCATTTTCTTTCCATTTTTCACTTTCATCTAATAAATCATAAATGTTGTCAAGGTTGTATGGAAGATTATTAATGCTTAGTATGATATCACCTCCTTTTAGGCCTAATTCTGTAAAGAATTCGTTTAATACTATCTCTGGTAGTACAATAATTTCTTTTGTTTGTGGAATGACATTGATATAAGGAGATTGTCCTTTTATGAATATCGATACGGGCTTTTTTTCTTTTGATTGTGTTATGCCTACTTTGGCTAAATAGTCGTTATATGGAATTGGAGTTGTTCCGGCTACATAAGTTTTTAAGAAATCACCAACTTCGGGATATGTTAAAAGGGTTATTTTATCAAACAGTTCGTTGTCGTTAAATGGTTTTGTAATTCCGTACTCGTTTGATAATTTTTGCATTAAGTCTAAAATTCCTCTTTCACCATTGCTTTTTTCTCTTATAATGATGTCAATACACATGCCTATCAAGGCTCCTTTTTCGTATACATTAAGGTATTGTTCTTTATAAGGGCTTTTGAGAACATTGGCACTCATTGTAGTAAAGGACATGGTATCATTTAAAGTATTGGCGTGTTCTATTTTTTCGGCAATTCGGGTGTAAAATTCATTTTCTGTAATTAGTCCTTGATTAATTTGGAAAAGATTTGCAAAATATTCTGTCACACCTTCATACATCCATAAATGTTGTGACATTTTAGGGGCATTATAGTCAAAATATTGAATTTCCTTCGAATGGATGGTTAATGGTGTTACAATGTGAAAAAATTCATGAGAAACAACATCTTTCATTTGTTCTGTCAGTTCTTCTTGCGACATCACTTCTGGAAATACAACAGTTGTAGAAGTGGGATGTTCTAGTGCCCCAAATCCCCGAGCATCATTTTTTTTAATATCAGACAGGTATAATAAAACTGTATATTTTTTGGTTGTGTTGATGTTTCCTAAGAATTTTTTCTGTGCCGTGATGGTTGTTTTCATACCTGATGAAATACTCTCAGCAGTGATTTTTCCAGTAGGTGAGTAAACGCTAATTAAGATTTCCATTCCGTCAACTGTAAAAGTGGTGGTGTCTGGTTTGGAGTACATAATCGGGTTTTCAACTAATTCAGCATATTTTGAAGAAAAAAAGATGTCATTTGTATTACTGGGGTCTAGATCAGTCATTGAAGTTGCTCCCCATAGTGTAGCAGGATGAGTAATTTGCACTTTATATGGTAAATCTAAAAAATTACTGAAATACCCAATAAAACAATGTGTATTCATTAGAATGTTTTCATCAGCTGCTATATTAGAACCTGTAGGTGAGAAGATGTCGCCACTGCCGAAACCTTCTCCTTTTTCAGAGTCAAAAGTATCGTTAACCCAGTAGGTAATTTTGCCGAGTGCCTTTGCGTTTTTAATAGTCCATGAATTTTCATCATTTTTTGAAACAGTCATTAGATTGCCTTTTTTATCATAGGCTTTTAAGTCGTCAATAAATGTTCCATAATTATCTATGGAGTAGGTTCCTGGAACTATTTTTGGTAAACTGTAAATAATGAAATCAGATGTGATTTTTGGCGGTGTGAGTGTTACCATTACTTTATCGTCTTTTATGTCCTTTAAGTTAATTAGCACTTCAATTTCTTGTTTTGCTAATTTTTTATCAATTGTTGGTTTACAGCTCCATAAAAATGTGGTTGCTGTAAGAATTAAAATAAGTTTTTTCATTTATAGGTTTGATTTTTGAAAATTGAAGGACATTAAAAAAAAACACCCCTTGATTTAGGAGTGCTTTTGGTACTTTTTTTAGTCAAATTTATTCTTTATGTAATATTTTCCATCCAAATCTTCGTCAAAATCATCGATTTTTAAAGGTTTCGGTTTCGGTTTATTTGCTGTTGCTTTTTTCTTCCACATTTCAAATTTTTCAACAGGCATCTTTTTCTTCAGGATCTCTAGAACCTCTTTTTCAACAAGACCAAATTCTTTTTTGATAATTTCAAAAGGATTCTTTTCTTCTAGGGCTAATGTAACAAGTTTTTCTGTTTGTTCCCAGTTCAGTTCTTTGCGGTTACTCTTTTTCATCACGTGAAAATTAATTCTACTTGGTTTTAATGATTATGATAGATGATTCTATTTATATACCAATATTAATAAAAATAGTAATTGGTTGGAATGAAACAAGGATTTTTTTTTGTAATTTTTTTTATATAACTTCTTTAGGTATTGGTT is from Flavobacterium sp. NG2 and encodes:
- a CDS encoding DUF4369 domain-containing protein, with amino-acid sequence MKNLLIVISSLFLLASCSQKETKGNVQITGNIKGLKKGTLYIQRIVDTAFIVIDTIEIDGNSNFTSSLNLESPEMLYLFLDRGVTNSLDNNILFFAEPGNISIETNLDSFLGSAKITGSKNHEVYEEYKKLASKFKDENLNLIEAKFYATKFQNNTKLDSINDKMVQNTKRKYLYTANFALNHQDNEASPYIVLSEIRDINLKYLDTIQKTMTPKVAKSLYGKKLTDYVNAIKNENQ
- a CDS encoding DUF2805 domain-containing protein, giving the protein MKKSNRKELNWEQTEKLVTLALEEKNPFEIIKKEFGLVEKEVLEILKKKMPVEKFEMWKKKATANKPKPKPLKIDDFDEDLDGKYYIKNKFD
- a CDS encoding peptidase M61; translated protein: MKKLILILTATTFLWSCKPTIDKKLAKQEIEVLINLKDIKDDKVMVTLTPPKITSDFIIYSLPKIVPGTYSIDNYGTFIDDLKAYDKKGNLMTVSKNDENSWTIKNAKALGKITYWVNDTFDSEKGEGFGSGDIFSPTGSNIAADENILMNTHCFIGYFSNFLDLPYKVQITHPATLWGATSMTDLDPSNTNDIFFSSKYAELVENPIMYSKPDTTTFTVDGMEILISVYSPTGKITAESISSGMKTTITAQKKFLGNINTTKKYTVLLYLSDIKKNDARGFGALEHPTSTTVVFPEVMSQEELTEQMKDVVSHEFFHIVTPLTIHSKEIQYFDYNAPKMSQHLWMYEGVTEYFANLFQINQGLITENEFYTRIAEKIEHANTLNDTMSFTTMSANVLKSPYKEQYLNVYEKGALIGMCIDIIIREKSNGERGILDLMQKLSNEYGITKPFNDNELFDKITLLTYPEVGDFLKTYVAGTTPIPYNDYLAKVGITQSKEKKPVSIFIKGQSPYINVIPQTKEIIVLPEIVLNEFFTELGLKGGDIILSINNLPYNLDNIYDLLDESEKWKENEAITIKIKRAGKEQIINGKVKLPYEDIDTFKATDPTKEKLKNAWLKG